In one window of Hyalangium gracile DNA:
- the acs gene encoding acetate--CoA ligase encodes MAEPQRPSQEIQSVLTENRVFPPPAAFSQRAHIRSMEDYRRLWDEAAKDPEAYWGARGREELYWKEPFQTVLDWKPPHARWFVEGRTNLTYNCLDRHLPKLKDKPAILFEGEPGDRRQVTYGELAVAVNRLANGLKSLGVRKGDRVGIYLPMVPEAAVAMLACARIGAVHSVVFGGFSAEALQERMNDAGAKVLLTADGGWRKGAVVPLKKNVDAALPNMRTVEKVVVLKRAGDSGPLGPKDVSWEELVARQSETCEPEWVESEHPLFILYTSGSTGKPKGVLHTTGGYAVVISLTTRWVFDLKEDDVYWCTADVGWVTGHSYVVYGPLMNGVTTVIYEGAPTQPGPDRFWEIIARYKATILYTAPTAIRAFMRLGDEHPRKHDLSSLRLLGSVGEPINPEAWMWYREVIGGGRCPVVDTWWQTETGGIMISPLPGATPTKPGSATFPLPGIHAEILDRQGNAVPKGQGGLLFVTKPWPSMLRTVYGDPERYVKTYFSELPGKYFTGDGARTDTDGYFWLMGRVDDVVNVAGHRLGTAEVESALVAHPRIAEAAVVGRPDELKGTALVAFVTLKKGTAPSPELKKELAQHVAKEIGAIARPDEIRFAEGLPKTRSGKIMRRLLRDVAAGKQTTQDTTTLEDLNVLATLRQDEE; translated from the coding sequence ATGGCTGAGCCGCAGCGTCCGTCGCAAGAGATTCAATCGGTCCTCACGGAGAACCGAGTCTTCCCACCACCCGCGGCGTTCTCGCAGCGCGCGCACATCCGGAGCATGGAGGACTACCGGCGGCTGTGGGACGAAGCCGCGAAGGATCCGGAGGCGTACTGGGGGGCTCGGGGGCGCGAGGAGCTGTACTGGAAGGAGCCGTTCCAGACGGTGCTGGACTGGAAGCCGCCGCACGCTCGGTGGTTCGTCGAGGGTCGCACCAACCTGACCTACAACTGCCTGGATCGGCACCTGCCGAAGCTGAAGGACAAGCCGGCCATCCTCTTCGAGGGGGAGCCGGGGGATCGCCGCCAGGTGACGTACGGCGAGCTGGCCGTGGCGGTGAACCGGCTGGCGAACGGGCTGAAGTCGCTGGGGGTGCGCAAGGGGGATCGGGTGGGCATCTACCTGCCCATGGTGCCCGAGGCGGCGGTGGCGATGCTGGCCTGCGCGCGGATTGGCGCGGTGCACTCGGTGGTGTTCGGAGGCTTCTCGGCGGAGGCGCTGCAGGAGCGCATGAACGACGCGGGGGCGAAGGTGCTCCTCACGGCGGACGGGGGTTGGCGCAAGGGCGCGGTGGTGCCGCTGAAGAAGAACGTGGACGCGGCGCTGCCGAACATGCGCACGGTGGAGAAGGTGGTGGTGCTGAAGCGGGCGGGGGACTCGGGGCCGCTGGGGCCGAAGGACGTGTCGTGGGAGGAGCTGGTCGCCAGGCAGAGCGAGACGTGCGAGCCGGAGTGGGTGGAGAGCGAGCACCCGCTGTTCATCCTGTACACGTCGGGCTCGACGGGGAAGCCGAAGGGCGTGCTGCACACGACGGGCGGCTACGCGGTGGTCATCTCGCTGACGACGCGGTGGGTGTTCGACCTGAAGGAGGATGACGTCTACTGGTGCACGGCGGACGTGGGCTGGGTGACGGGGCACAGCTACGTGGTGTACGGGCCGCTGATGAACGGGGTGACGACGGTCATCTACGAGGGGGCGCCGACGCAGCCGGGGCCGGACCGCTTCTGGGAGATCATCGCGCGGTACAAGGCGACGATCCTGTACACGGCGCCCACGGCCATCCGCGCCTTCATGCGGCTGGGAGACGAGCACCCGCGCAAGCACGACTTGAGCTCGCTGCGGCTGCTGGGCTCGGTGGGCGAGCCGATCAACCCCGAGGCGTGGATGTGGTACCGGGAGGTGATTGGCGGTGGGCGCTGCCCGGTGGTGGACACGTGGTGGCAGACGGAGACGGGGGGGATCATGATCTCGCCGTTGCCGGGGGCGACGCCGACGAAGCCGGGCTCGGCGACGTTCCCGCTGCCGGGCATCCACGCGGAGATCCTGGATCGCCAGGGCAACGCGGTGCCGAAGGGGCAGGGCGGGCTGCTCTTCGTGACGAAGCCGTGGCCTTCGATGTTGCGCACGGTGTACGGGGATCCGGAGCGGTACGTGAAGACGTACTTCAGCGAGCTGCCGGGCAAGTACTTCACGGGCGACGGGGCGCGCACGGACACGGACGGCTACTTCTGGCTGATGGGCCGGGTGGACGACGTGGTGAACGTGGCGGGCCACCGGTTGGGCACGGCGGAGGTGGAGAGCGCGCTGGTGGCGCACCCGCGCATCGCGGAGGCAGCGGTGGTGGGGCGCCCGGACGAGCTGAAGGGCACGGCGCTGGTGGCCTTCGTGACGCTGAAGAAAGGCACGGCGCCGTCGCCGGAGCTGAAGAAGGAGCTGGCGCAGCACGTGGCGAAGGAGATCGGCGCGATCGCCCGGCCGGACGAGATCCGGTTCGCGGAGGGCCTGCCGAAGACGCGCTCCGGGAAGATCATGCGCCGGCTGCTGCGCGACGTGGCCGCTGGCAAGCAGACGACCCAGGACACGACGACGCTCGAGGACCTCAACGTGCTGGCGACGCTGCGCCAGGACGAGGAGTAG
- a CDS encoding NUDIX domain-containing protein, translating into MAEKQFKNPTPTVDCIIELPGERIVLIRRANPPIGWALPGGFVDEGEPLHAAAVREAREETGLTVELVEQFFTYSDPKRDPRKHTLSTVYIGRAQGEPQGADDAAEARSFPLNALPPDLCFDHGTILSDYLTYKRTGQRRKL; encoded by the coding sequence ATGGCCGAGAAACAGTTCAAGAACCCCACCCCCACGGTGGACTGCATCATCGAGCTGCCCGGAGAGCGCATCGTCCTCATCCGCCGCGCCAACCCGCCCATCGGCTGGGCCCTGCCCGGCGGCTTCGTGGACGAGGGAGAGCCCCTCCACGCCGCCGCCGTTCGCGAGGCCAGGGAGGAGACGGGCCTCACCGTGGAGCTCGTCGAGCAGTTCTTCACCTACTCGGACCCCAAGCGCGATCCGCGCAAGCACACCCTGTCCACCGTCTACATCGGCCGCGCCCAGGGCGAGCCCCAGGGCGCCGACGATGCCGCCGAGGCCCGCTCCTTCCCCCTCAACGCCCTGCCCCCGGACCTCTGCTTCGACCACGGCACCATCCTCTCCGACTACCTGACCTACAAGCGCACCGGTCAGCGCCGGAAGCTCTGA
- a CDS encoding M50 family metallopeptidase codes for MYVLLALLALGLLLAVHELGHLLAARLLGVSVPRFSLGFGPPLLSFHLLGTEYVVAAIPLGASATLHGMNPHAPGLDPADPRSYSAQRPWKRVVITLAGSLANYLFALGVLFALYTSGTHVVVPLTVGTVTPGSEAALAQLLPGDRILSVDGQPVKSWSDFVESIGQSPGRERSLVVSRHGEPRVVAVRPRPDERGVGRIGVSQQYVYREHSPGEALAQSLVHTQRVAAEALTLVWSRVVGPSPTAEPPSSVAVVRQSSGAASTGWDSFLRVLVAISVALSLLHLVPVPGLDGGRLVFLAIELARRRPVSPRVETLANTVGFLAIAAAILIISVAEVRRALPSSEPRAAPGPGAPAGPALLDGGEASSQPPLPDAGVQAPDAGAQTPDAGGTSRAGLVSDAGRPTPAPVPDAGVASDAGPAPDGGLPPLDAGAPTGPGSAPDAGGPLLDAGAADAG; via the coding sequence ATGTACGTCCTCCTGGCCCTCCTCGCCCTCGGCCTGCTGCTGGCCGTCCACGAGCTGGGGCACCTCCTGGCCGCGCGGCTGCTCGGCGTGAGCGTGCCCCGCTTCTCGCTGGGCTTCGGGCCGCCGCTGCTGTCCTTCCACCTGCTCGGCACGGAGTATGTCGTCGCCGCCATCCCCCTGGGTGCTTCGGCCACCCTCCATGGGATGAACCCCCACGCCCCGGGGTTGGATCCCGCCGATCCCCGCAGCTACTCGGCCCAGCGCCCCTGGAAGCGCGTCGTCATCACCCTCGCCGGCTCGCTGGCCAACTACCTGTTCGCCCTGGGCGTCCTCTTCGCGCTGTACACCTCCGGCACCCACGTGGTGGTGCCACTCACGGTGGGCACGGTGACGCCGGGCTCGGAGGCGGCCCTCGCGCAGCTGCTCCCGGGGGACCGCATCCTCAGCGTGGACGGCCAGCCGGTGAAGAGCTGGTCGGACTTCGTGGAGAGCATCGGCCAGAGCCCCGGGCGCGAGCGCTCGCTCGTCGTCTCCCGCCATGGGGAGCCTCGCGTGGTGGCCGTGCGCCCCCGGCCCGATGAGCGCGGGGTGGGCCGCATCGGCGTGAGCCAGCAGTACGTCTACCGCGAGCACTCCCCCGGCGAGGCCCTGGCCCAGTCCCTGGTGCACACCCAGCGCGTGGCCGCCGAGGCCCTCACCCTCGTCTGGAGCCGGGTGGTGGGCCCCAGCCCCACCGCCGAGCCTCCCAGCTCCGTGGCCGTCGTGCGGCAGTCCTCCGGCGCGGCCTCCACCGGCTGGGACTCCTTCCTGCGCGTGCTGGTGGCCATCTCGGTGGCGCTCTCGCTGCTGCACCTGGTGCCCGTGCCAGGCCTGGACGGCGGGCGACTGGTGTTCCTCGCCATCGAGCTGGCCCGGAGACGGCCCGTGTCCCCGCGCGTGGAGACGCTGGCGAACACGGTGGGCTTCCTGGCCATCGCCGCCGCCATCCTCATCATCTCCGTCGCCGAGGTCCGCCGCGCCCTCCCCTCCTCGGAGCCGCGCGCCGCTCCAGGCCCTGGAGCCCCGGCGGGGCCTGCCCTCCTGGATGGTGGGGAGGCGTCCAGCCAGCCCCCCCTCCCCGACGCGGGGGTACAGGCGCCGGATGCGGGGGCCCAGACGCCGGATGCGGGGGGAACCTCCAGAGCCGGCCTGGTGTCAGACGCAGGGCGACCCACCCCAGCCCCGGTTCCGGATGCCGGGGTGGCGAGCGATGCGGGGCCAGCTCCGGATGGGGGACTCCCTCCCCTGGATGCTGGAGCACCGACCGGGCCGGGGAGCGCCCCCGACGCGGGCGGCCCCCTACTCGATGCGGGCGCTGCTGACGCGGGTTGA
- the moaD gene encoding molybdopterin converting factor subunit 1 translates to MGSISVLYFAAARERAGAQRETLEVPEGVRVREVLRQVAERHPALGPLLPHLRVAVNQEFVDVEAEVPAGAELALIPPVSGGSGLFSVVDRPLRLEDVVAAVSGEAYGGLVTFSGSVRNQTEGRRVLKLEYEAYPPMAEKRLAAIGAEVAERWSGTRLAIMHRVGTLMPGELAVVIAAAAPHRKEAFLACEHAIERLKQDVPIWKKEFFEDGEIWVGLGP, encoded by the coding sequence ATGGGCTCGATCTCCGTTCTCTACTTCGCCGCGGCGCGCGAGCGCGCGGGAGCCCAGCGCGAGACGCTGGAGGTGCCCGAGGGCGTGCGGGTGCGTGAGGTGCTGCGGCAGGTGGCCGAGCGCCACCCGGCGCTGGGGCCGCTGCTGCCGCACCTGCGCGTGGCGGTGAACCAGGAGTTCGTGGACGTGGAGGCCGAGGTGCCGGCCGGGGCGGAGCTGGCGCTCATTCCTCCGGTGTCGGGCGGCTCGGGGCTGTTCTCGGTGGTGGACCGGCCGCTGCGGCTGGAGGACGTGGTGGCGGCGGTGTCGGGCGAGGCGTACGGCGGGCTGGTGACGTTCTCGGGCTCGGTGCGCAACCAGACGGAGGGCCGGCGGGTGCTGAAGCTCGAGTACGAGGCCTATCCCCCCATGGCGGAGAAGCGGCTGGCGGCCATCGGCGCGGAGGTGGCCGAGCGCTGGAGCGGCACGCGCCTGGCCATCATGCACCGGGTGGGGACGCTGATGCCGGGAGAGCTGGCGGTGGTGATCGCCGCCGCGGCGCCCCACCGCAAGGAGGCGTTCCTGGCCTGCGAGCACGCCATCGAGCGGCTCAAGCAGGACGTGCCGATCTGGAAGAAGGAGTTCTTCGAGGACGGCGAGATCTGGGTCGGCCTGGGCCCGTAG